A single genomic interval of Dromiciops gliroides isolate mDroGli1 chromosome 1, mDroGli1.pri, whole genome shotgun sequence harbors:
- the LOC122734691 gene encoding farnesyl pyrophosphate synthase-like — translation MVFRELVEPRKQDADSLQRALAVGWCVELLQAFFLVTDDIMDASLTRRGQTCWYKKPDIGLDAINDAMLLEACVYRLLKHYCRGQPYYLNLIELFLQSTYQTEIGQTLDLITAPQSKVDLTKFTEQRYKTIVKYKMAFYSFYLPFAAAMFMAGIDGEKEHASAKSILLEMGEFFQIQDDYLDLFGDPSVTGKIGTDIRDNKCSWLVVKCLQLASSEQRKMLKENYGQNDPEKVAKVKELYEKLELPALFTKFEEESYSRLMGLIEKHSSPLPPSIFLEMAKKIYKRQK, via the coding sequence ATGGTATTCCGGGAGCTAGTGGAACCCCGAAAGCAGGATGCCGACAGTCTGCAGAGAGCACTGGCAGTGGGCTGGTGTGTGGAGCTGCTCCAGGCTTTCTTCCTAGTAACAGATGACATCATGGATGCTTCTCTTACCCGCCGGGGACAGACATGCTGGTATAAGAAACCCGACATTGGCTTGGATGCCATCAATGATGCCATGTTGTTGGAAGCCTGTGTCTACCGCCTGCTGAAGCACTACTGCCGTGGGCAGCCCTATTACCTGAACCTCATTGAACTCTTCCTACAGAGCACTTATCAGACCGAGATTGGCCAAACCCTTGATCTTATCACAGCCCCTCAGAGCAAGGTTGATCTTACCAAATTTACAGAGCAGAGATATAAGACCATCGTCAAATACAAGATGGCTTTCTACTCCTTTTACTTACCATTTGCTGCTGCTATGTTCATGGCAGGAATAGATGGGGAAAAAGAACACGCCAGCGCCAAGAGCATCCTTCTGGAAATGGGGGAATTTTTTCAAATTCAGGATGATTACCTTGACCTTTTCGGTGACCCCAGTGTGACTGGCAAAATTGGCACTGACATCCGGGACAACAAATGCAGCTGGCTGGTGGTGAAGTGCCTTCAGCTTGCATCGTCTGAGCAAAGAAAGATGTTGAAGGAGAATTATGGACAGAACGATCCAGAGAAGGTTGCTAAAGTGAAGGAACTCTATGAGAAACTTGAATTGCCTGCTCTTTTCACCAAGTTTGAGGAAGAAAGTTACAGTAGACTGATGGGGCTCATTGAGAAGCATTCgtcccccctgcccccatctaTCTTCCTGGAAATGGCAAAGAAGATCTATAAACGTCAGAAGTGA